A region of the Methanosarcinales archaeon genome:
ACAACCATAAGATCGCCCACTTCCACCACGTCCACAGCATGACCTCCAGACAGTATCTCCCGCTCAAAGGCCACAGCATCCGGTTCCAATGTTATGGTCTCATCTTTAATTTCCAGTTGAATTGACCCATTTGCCACCTGTGCTGCAATAACTTGAGGATCTGCCGATTTAAGCGCGCCGATAATTGCACCTGCTTTATTCTTGAATTTCGGACCTATGACACTCATATTAGGCTTAATTCCGCTGACTATGTGTTCAAACTCAGGATCCCCCTCATGAACCTCTATCTCAGCGTTGATCGTACCAGCTATATCAGCCACGTCCAGAATTCTGCCGTACATCCTGATCTTCCCTAACGGAGCATTAAGGGCCATCCCTGCATCAGACTTAAACCGCCTGATTGCAGCAGTGATCTCTGTCACATGCCCGCCTCTGGATTCTGCTGCTGCATCAATGGACAACTCATCCACTTCAGGCCATGGGGATTGGTGTATGCTTTCTTCATGCAGTAGTGAATATACCTCTTCTGCAAAATAAGGAATAAATGGAGCCAGCATCCGTGCCAGTGCATCCACTGTGAGATATAATGTCTGCTGAGCGGCTTTTTTAGCTTCAACATCATCACCATACAGCCTTGACTTCACAAGCTCGATATAGTTATCTGCCACTGTTTCCCAGGCAAAACCCCTGACGCTTTTCAGGGTCTCGTCGAACTGGTAAGCGTCCATACTGGCCGTGGTGTGCTTGATAAGTGTGTTCAGTTTGCTGAGCAGCCAGCGATCTATTGTCCTGTACTCTACATCACCTGGCTGGTAACCTTCCAGATGCGGCATGCAGAACCTGACAATGCTCCATAGTTTTTGCTGGAACCTGTGACCTGCCACCACGTCCTTCCAGCTGAACATGATATCTGAACCCGTGGAGCCACCAATGGCAGCCCACTGCCTGAAGGCGTCGGAACCGTATTGTTCCACTACTGCTTCGGGCATTACGATATTGCCCAGGCTCTTGCTCATCTTATGGCCGTCCTCCCCCAGCACCATACCGTTGATCACGATATCGTCCCAGGGCCGCAGGTCTGTCAATGCACTGGCGCGCAGGATGGTATAGAAAGCCCAGGTCCTGATAATATCATGACCCTGGGGGCGCAATTGGGTAGGCAGTCTGGCATCGTCCCTGGACAGCCAGCCAGCCACATTAAGGGCAGATATGGACGAGTCCATCCAGGTGTCCAGCACGTCCTCTTCTGGCAAGAAGGAGGTGGAACCACACATGCAGGGTTCTGGGGGTTGGGACGTATTAGGGTCGAAAGGCAGCCACTCCTCTTTGGCGACAATGACCTCACCGCACTCATCACAGTACCACACAGGGATGGGCGTGGCAAAGACACGCTGCCTTGAAATGCACCAGTCCCATTCCATGGTCCCGGTCCAGTTCTTGAGCCTGATCTCCATATATGGGGGTACCCAGTTGATCTCTGATGATTTTGAAATGATATCGTCTGCATCGATCTTTATGAACCACTGCCTCTCTGAGAGTATCTCAATAGGGGTCTTGCAGCGCCAGCACAGTCCCACGTTCTGATCCAGCACTTCCTGTTCATATATGAGCCCTGCATCCTTCATGTCCTTTGTAATAGATTCTTTGCATTGGGCCAGGGTCATACCTTCATATTTCCCTGCTATGGCGGTCATATTACCCTGCTTGTCAATTGCCTTGCGTAAAGGCAAACCCAGTTCAACCCACCACCGCACGTCCTGCTTGTCGCCGAACGTACAGATCATGACTACACCGGTACCAAACTCAGGGTCCACTTCTTTGTCAGCCATGACTGTCACATTATGACCAAAGACGGGAACTTCAATCTCCTGGCCGACATATTGTTTATATCTGTCATCATCAGGATTGATCGCCACTGCCACGCAGGCAGCCAGCAATTCGGGCCTGGAGGTGGCAACGTCCAGCTTGTCGAAATGGAAATAATTCAGCGTGGTCTGCCTGGCTTCGTATTCCACCTCTGCAAAAGCGATGGCGGTCTCGCACCTGGGGCACCAGTTGTTGGGATGGTCCGAGCGGTATATCATGCCTTTATTGTACATCTGGACAAAGGAACGCTGGGTCTTGCCGTAGTATTCCGGCTTCATGGTGATGTATTCGTTGCTCCAGTCGATACTGAAGGCCAGTCGACGCATGGTTTGGCGCATCTTCTCGATATTGCCTACCGTGAGCTCCTCGCACAGCCGCCTGAACTCAGCCCTTGGTACCTGGTTCTTGGTGATGTTGTGGATCTCTTCCACCTTGACCTCGGTGGGGAGGCCGTGACAGTCCCAGCCTTCCGGGAACATTACGTTGAACCCGCGCATCCGCTTATACCTGGCAATGAAATCGATATAACACCAGTTCAGCGCATTGCCGATATGAAAATTGCCTGTAGGATAGGGCGGTGGGGTATCTATAATATATTGAGGTTTTTCAGAATCCCAGTCAAAATAGTTCATAGAATCGGACCAGCTGTTCATCCATTTAGGTTCGATATCCTGTGGATCATATTCCTTTGGCAGCTGTGTTGCAGACATATATTTTTGCCTCTTGATAATTGAAATTTGATTATTTATTAAGTTGAAACATGCAACAAAACACGCACAAGGTAAATATTATTATCGGTGTTGCAGCAGTTGACCGTGGATGTCTATTTCATGTTCCATGATCCTGGTGGATGAGATGGGTTGCCTGTCATAGGCAAGCACATATTCCACCCGTTCTACTTTTATGGGTTCTTTCCTCAATTCGGCGCGCCTGGCATTTATAAGGTTGCCGGTTGGTTCTGTTTCTGGTGAGACCACAAGGTATTCAAAGTCTTCCTCTATGGTAGGGCCAAAAGGATCTTCCAGACAAACGATTTTGGGGCTGGCTCCGAATTCTTCGAGCATGAACTGAACAAGTTTTTGTTTTCTGATCTCCCATTCTTCTACATAGCGGAGCCGCTTTCGTGCCATTTCATTGGAAGTTATGCCAATAATAAGCTCGCCGTTGGAACTTAACTGATGAGCTCTGGACAGTAGGGCTTTGTGCCCATCATGCAGGGGACTAAAGGTGCCTCCAATGGCGACGCGGGACATGAGGTGTGTTATTTGCATACTGAACAATAACAGTATTGATGTATTTTTATCATCAGGTTTTATACCTGGTATTTATTGGCATCGCAGAATCGTTTTTTAAAAAATAATTAAATAATAGTATATTAACAGATAAATATTTAAAATATGAGATTATTTTGAAAATTTAAACTAATATAAACGTTATAAAACGTTTTTCTAATATTTTCATTAAATAAAATCTGAAAAACGCTGATAATGCTTAAATAATAAAAAATAGATTATCTAATATCAGGAAAAGTACCAAGAAATGAGCGGGAAGGGGAGTGGGGAAAAACTTTACGCTTCCCGCAAAATACAAATTATTCTGTACTGTATATTTCGATTTTCTAATTATCGAACAGCCTGCACAAGTGCGGGTGGAGTAAGATCGAGACGGGCACCCAGGCAGAGTGAAGGAGAAAGGGAACGGCAGGATGAACAGTACTTACCAGTTATTTATCCAGTATGAATGAGAAGTCCAGGATCAGCGCAGGGATTATGGCAATAATTGGCAGGAACAAGGCCGCCAGATACAAATTGTTGTGACAGGACAATCCCTCTCCCTGCAATGTATAGAGACATACCGCTACCGATCAATTCAAAGTAAGGCCCACCAGCAATCACCCATCTAAGGATCCATCACCACTTAACACCCAAAGCCCGCTGGAATAATCCAAAAGCGCCTGCCAGCCCCCTCACCACAAGAGGGGGCAGCAGCAGAGCCAAAGAAGATGGGGGCTTGCTCAGTTAAATAACCTTATAAATAGATTTCTGGTGGCTCCGGCATCTTCATAATTTACACCTCAAAAAAAGACTTACAGCCCTGCCCTTTCAACAATTACATCGGCTATGTCCTTAGCATTGTTAAAAGGAAAGTCGCTGGCTTTCAACAGTTTTCCTGCTTCACCTGCAGTCACTTCAAGATCACCTGCTTTGCAAGTGGTATTTGCACCGTCAGGGAACCCTGCAAGCAGGTCTTGCGGTGATTTTATGGGAAACTGTGCCCCTGCAAGTCCCATAACGATCTGACTATGTATTTCATCTCTGATGTTCATGGTTCAGTCTCCATCATTGCTTTTATTTCACCTGCTGTTTTTGAGATCGCACAATCGTTACTGTGGTTCTCACAATTGAAACAGGCACTTTTTACAGCTACCAATGATTCTCTAGCTTTTTCTTTTGTTAGACTCTTGTTTGAATATTTCCATACAGGCATTCATAACACCTCAATG
Encoded here:
- a CDS encoding MTH865 family protein, which gives rise to MNIRDEIHSQIVMGLAGAQFPIKSPQDLLAGFPDGANTTCKAGDLEVTAGEAGKLLKASDFPFNNAKDIADVIVERAGL
- a CDS encoding pantetheine-phosphate adenylyltransferase, whose amino-acid sequence is MSRVAIGGTFSPLHDGHKALLSRAHQLSSNGELIIGITSNEMARKRLRYVEEWEIRKQKLVQFMLEEFGASPKIVCLEDPFGPTIEEDFEYLVVSPETEPTGNLINARRAELRKEPIKVERVEYVLAYDRQPISSTRIMEHEIDIHGQLLQHR
- a CDS encoding valine--tRNA ligase, translated to MSATQLPKEYDPQDIEPKWMNSWSDSMNYFDWDSEKPQYIIDTPPPYPTGNFHIGNALNWCYIDFIARYKRMRGFNVMFPEGWDCHGLPTEVKVEEIHNITKNQVPRAEFRRLCEELTVGNIEKMRQTMRRLAFSIDWSNEYITMKPEYYGKTQRSFVQMYNKGMIYRSDHPNNWCPRCETAIAFAEVEYEARQTTLNYFHFDKLDVATSRPELLAACVAVAINPDDDRYKQYVGQEIEVPVFGHNVTVMADKEVDPEFGTGVVMICTFGDKQDVRWWVELGLPLRKAIDKQGNMTAIAGKYEGMTLAQCKESITKDMKDAGLIYEQEVLDQNVGLCWRCKTPIEILSERQWFIKIDADDIISKSSEINWVPPYMEIRLKNWTGTMEWDWCISRQRVFATPIPVWYCDECGEVIVAKEEWLPFDPNTSQPPEPCMCGSTSFLPEEDVLDTWMDSSISALNVAGWLSRDDARLPTQLRPQGHDIIRTWAFYTILRASALTDLRPWDDIVINGMVLGEDGHKMSKSLGNIVMPEAVVEQYGSDAFRQWAAIGGSTGSDIMFSWKDVVAGHRFQQKLWSIVRFCMPHLEGYQPGDVEYRTIDRWLLSKLNTLIKHTTASMDAYQFDETLKSVRGFAWETVADNYIELVKSRLYGDDVEAKKAAQQTLYLTVDALARMLAPFIPYFAEEVYSLLHEESIHQSPWPEVDELSIDAAAESRGGHVTEITAAIRRFKSDAGMALNAPLGKIRMYGRILDVADIAGTINAEIEVHEGDPEFEHIVSGIKPNMSVIGPKFKNKAGAIIGALKSADPQVIAAQVANGSIQLEIKDETITLEPDAVAFEREILSGGHAVDVVEVGDLMVVIERS